A portion of the Pseudomonas sp. GR 6-02 genome contains these proteins:
- a CDS encoding acyl-CoA dehydrogenase family protein — MNLHQFAETHEVTNQPPSLDGINLYRIDLPLQEWSRRFDAGWAESRIDAYGALAGGPLMEAGFAANQNKPVFVSHDRYGHRIDLVEFHPAYHQLMHTAVEHGLTGLPWTNPQPGAHVARASMTYLHSQAEAGSGCPLTMTFASVPAMRLQPDLARQWLPKILATEYDPRNVGMAHKAGVTIGMAMTEKQGGTDVRANTTKAFPVGGGGPGQAYELVGHKWFCSAPMCDAFLTLAQTDKGLTCFLLPRHRPDDTRNQFYIQRLKNKLGNWSNASSEVEFRGALAWMVGEEGRGVPTIIEMVAMTRFDCMVGSSALMRQALTQASHHCAHRKVGGKLLSEQPLMQNVLADLALESEAALALSLRMGRALDHLDDDHEAKFARLVTAVGKYWICKRAPAMINEAAECMGGAGYVEESILPRLYREAPVNSTWEGSGNVQCLDVLRALSKEPGVLDVLFNELGDGHGDKRLAAHIGQLQKAFKDTDDIQYRARQLTEDIALGLQARLLLEAGNAAVSDAFIASRLGSAGRVYGTLPRGLDVEAIVARSTPQGF, encoded by the coding sequence ATGAACCTGCATCAGTTCGCCGAAACCCACGAAGTCACCAACCAGCCACCGTCGCTGGATGGCATCAACCTCTATCGCATCGACCTGCCTTTGCAGGAATGGTCGCGACGGTTCGATGCCGGTTGGGCCGAGTCGCGGATCGACGCTTACGGCGCATTGGCCGGCGGGCCGCTGATGGAGGCCGGGTTTGCGGCCAATCAAAACAAACCCGTGTTCGTCAGCCATGACCGTTACGGCCATCGCATCGACCTGGTGGAGTTTCACCCGGCTTATCACCAGTTGATGCACACGGCGGTGGAGCATGGCCTGACAGGGTTGCCCTGGACCAATCCGCAACCGGGCGCTCATGTGGCTCGCGCGTCCATGACGTATTTGCACAGTCAGGCAGAGGCCGGTAGCGGTTGCCCGTTGACCATGACTTTCGCCAGCGTCCCGGCGATGCGCCTGCAACCGGATCTGGCCCGGCAATGGCTGCCGAAAATCCTCGCCACCGAGTACGACCCGCGCAATGTCGGCATGGCCCATAAGGCCGGAGTCACCATCGGCATGGCGATGACCGAGAAACAGGGCGGCACCGATGTGCGGGCCAACACCACCAAGGCGTTTCCGGTGGGGGGCGGTGGGCCGGGCCAGGCGTATGAACTGGTGGGCCACAAGTGGTTCTGCTCGGCGCCAATGTGTGACGCCTTCCTGACCCTGGCCCAGACCGACAAAGGGCTGACCTGTTTCCTGCTGCCGCGTCATCGTCCGGATGACACGCGCAATCAGTTCTACATACAGCGGCTGAAAAACAAACTCGGCAACTGGTCCAACGCCTCCAGCGAGGTGGAGTTCCGTGGCGCCCTGGCCTGGATGGTCGGCGAAGAGGGCCGGGGCGTTCCAACCATTATCGAAATGGTCGCCATGACCCGTTTCGATTGCATGGTCGGCTCCAGCGCGCTGATGCGCCAGGCCCTGACCCAGGCCAGCCATCACTGCGCCCACCGCAAGGTCGGTGGCAAGTTGCTCAGCGAACAACCCTTGATGCAAAACGTGCTGGCCGACCTGGCCCTGGAAAGCGAAGCCGCCCTGGCGTTGAGCCTGCGCATGGGGCGAGCGCTGGATCATCTGGATGACGACCACGAAGCGAAATTCGCTCGATTGGTGACGGCAGTGGGCAAGTACTGGATCTGCAAACGCGCGCCCGCGATGATCAACGAAGCGGCCGAATGCATGGGCGGCGCCGGTTACGTCGAAGAAAGCATCTTGCCGCGACTGTACCGTGAGGCACCGGTCAACTCGACGTGGGAAGGTTCCGGCAACGTGCAATGTCTCGACGTGTTGCGCGCGTTGTCGAAAGAACCGGGCGTGCTCGATGTGCTGTTCAACGAGTTGGGCGATGGCCATGGCGACAAACGCCTGGCCGCACACATCGGCCAGTTGCAGAAGGCGTTCAAGGACACCGACGACATTCAATACCGCGCCCGCCAGCTCACCGAAGACATCGCCTTGGGGCTTCAGGCCAGGCTGTTGCTGGAGGCGGGTAATGCGGCGGTCAGTGATGCGTTCATCGCCAGCCGCCTCGGTTCGGCCGGTCGGGTGTATGGAACGTTGCCACGTGGGCTGGATGTGGAAGCGATTGTGGCCCGCTCGACACCGCAGGGCTTCTGA
- a CDS encoding hybrid sensor histidine kinase/response regulator, translating into MRYLLMLLLCLPLLASAVEFDEFTQSLPLGRTMQVYEDPGGQATIADVRAQAAAGHFKPHDKATLNAGYSRSAFWLKIDLQYRPTNPSAQRTWLLELAYPPLDHLDLYLPDAGGDYQLVRQTGDALPFATREIRQNNYLFGLSFAPGQAQTVYLRLQSEGSIQAPVTLWSSTAYLEEQPVRLYVLGLIYGVLLGMLVYNLFIFLSVRDTSYLYYIVYIASFGLYQLSVNGAAVEYFWPNNPWWANAATPFFIGCSGLFGSQFARSFLRTATHSRWLDRVLLALIAFSTLVVGLSLMTSYALALRLATALALVFTVVIFAAGVFAWWRGLRVARYFIIAWSAFLLGGVVNTMMVLGYLPNVFLTMYASQIGSALEVALLSLALADRINAMREHQAQTLFDAGQKLEVLNQQLAHSNRLKDEFLATLTHELRTPMNGVIGSLELMQTVEMNPELEQYQQTAAGSARDMMRMVNGILTLTELQAGKLKVYPDTFSLRSMVESLRGQFDGNASSKSLDFKVEVAPGLPDRLFGDSGKLVQCLECLLDNAIKFTRVGGLALRVTGKPAAEPGRLALSFAVIDTGIGFTDLGEATLYQRFFQLDGSMTREYGGLGVGLAICRQLVELLGGRLSHRSEPGRGSRFQLDVEFELSLVEPAPSITRQTTGLRLPQECTVLLVDDNSINQLVMRGMLLKLGFRVRTADNGLAALDQLQCEAVDAVLLDCQLPPADSASICRRIRALPGCAELPVFMIALSADRVHCPSDTVVDYLNKPVKFEDLQAALYRRVLCSGQGESADI; encoded by the coding sequence ATGCGCTATTTGCTGATGTTGCTGTTGTGCTTGCCCCTCCTGGCGAGCGCCGTCGAGTTCGACGAGTTCACCCAGAGCCTTCCCCTGGGCCGAACGATGCAGGTTTATGAAGACCCGGGCGGTCAAGCGACCATTGCCGATGTCCGTGCGCAAGCCGCGGCCGGGCACTTCAAACCCCACGATAAAGCCACCCTCAACGCCGGCTATTCGCGTTCGGCGTTCTGGCTGAAAATCGACCTGCAATACCGTCCGACCAATCCGTCGGCGCAACGGACCTGGCTGCTGGAATTGGCCTATCCACCCCTCGATCACCTTGATTTGTACTTGCCCGATGCTGGCGGCGACTATCAATTGGTCCGACAGACGGGCGATGCGTTGCCGTTCGCCACTCGCGAAATTCGTCAGAACAACTATCTGTTCGGTCTGAGCTTTGCGCCCGGGCAGGCGCAAACCGTGTACCTGCGTCTGCAAAGCGAAGGCTCGATCCAGGCGCCCGTCACCTTGTGGTCGAGCACTGCTTACCTTGAAGAGCAGCCGGTGCGGCTTTATGTGCTGGGGCTGATTTACGGCGTGTTGCTGGGGATGCTGGTCTACAACCTGTTCATCTTCCTCAGTGTGCGCGATACCAGTTACCTCTATTACATCGTCTACATCGCCTCGTTCGGCTTGTATCAGCTGTCGGTGAACGGCGCGGCCGTGGAGTATTTCTGGCCGAACAATCCGTGGTGGGCCAATGCCGCGACGCCGTTCTTCATCGGCTGTTCAGGGTTGTTCGGCAGCCAGTTCGCCCGCAGCTTCCTGCGGACGGCCACCCACAGCCGCTGGCTGGACCGTGTGCTATTGGCGCTGATCGCGTTCAGTACGCTGGTGGTCGGGTTATCTCTGATGACCAGTTACGCCCTGGCCCTGCGTCTGGCGACGGCGTTGGCACTGGTCTTTACCGTAGTGATTTTCGCTGCCGGGGTTTTCGCCTGGTGGCGTGGCTTGAGGGTGGCGCGCTACTTCATCATTGCCTGGTCGGCATTTTTGCTCGGTGGCGTCGTCAACACGATGATGGTGTTGGGGTATTTGCCCAACGTGTTCCTCACCATGTACGCCAGCCAGATCGGCTCGGCGCTTGAAGTGGCGTTGCTGTCCCTGGCCCTGGCCGATCGTATCAACGCCATGCGCGAGCATCAGGCACAGACGTTGTTCGACGCCGGCCAGAAGCTTGAGGTGCTGAACCAGCAACTGGCTCACAGCAATAGGCTCAAGGACGAATTCCTCGCCACGTTGACCCACGAACTGCGCACGCCCATGAACGGTGTGATCGGTTCGCTGGAGCTGATGCAGACCGTCGAGATGAACCCAGAGCTGGAGCAGTATCAGCAAACGGCGGCAGGTTCGGCGCGGGACATGATGCGCATGGTCAACGGCATCCTCACCCTGACCGAATTGCAGGCCGGCAAGCTCAAGGTCTATCCGGACACGTTCAGCTTGCGCAGTATGGTCGAGTCTTTGCGCGGGCAGTTCGATGGCAATGCGTCGAGCAAGTCGCTGGACTTCAAGGTCGAGGTAGCACCCGGGTTGCCGGATCGTTTGTTCGGCGACAGCGGCAAGCTGGTGCAATGCCTGGAATGCTTGCTGGACAACGCAATCAAATTTACCCGAGTCGGTGGTCTGGCGCTGCGGGTGACGGGTAAACCGGCGGCGGAGCCCGGTCGGCTGGCGCTGTCTTTTGCGGTGATCGACACCGGCATCGGTTTTACCGATCTGGGGGAGGCGACGCTGTACCAGCGCTTCTTCCAGCTCGACGGCTCGATGACCCGTGAATATGGCGGTCTTGGCGTTGGCCTGGCGATCTGTCGGCAGTTGGTCGAATTGCTCGGGGGGCGCCTGAGCCACCGTTCCGAACCAGGCCGTGGAAGCCGCTTCCAGCTGGACGTCGAATTCGAGCTGTCGTTGGTGGAGCCTGCTCCCTCGATCACCCGGCAGACCACCGGCCTGCGCTTGCCCCAGGAGTGCACGGTATTGCTGGTCGATGACAACAGCATCAATCAATTGGTGATGCGCGGCATGTTGCTCAAGCTCGGGTTCCGGGTACGCACCGCTGACAATGGCCTTGCTGCGCTCGATCAATTGCAATGTGAAGCCGTTGACGCTGTATTGCTCGATTGCCAGTTGCCGCCAGCGGACAGCGCCTCCATCTGCCGCCGGATCCGTGCGTTGCCGGGTTGCGCCGAATTACCCGTGTTCATGATTGCCCTGAGTGCGGACCGAGTGCACTGCCCGAGCGACACCGTGGTCGACTACCTGAACAAACCGGTGAAATTCGAGGACTTGCAGGCCGCGCTCTATCGACGGGTGCTCTGTTCTGGACAAGGCGAAAGCGCCGACATTTAG
- a CDS encoding hydroxymethylpyrimidine/phosphomethylpyrimidine kinase, protein MNIYSSRPVVLCLSGHDPSGGAGLQADIEALLAQGCHAAPAVTALTVQDTVNVTDFRVLDREWVLAQANAVLNDSEVAAVKLGMLGSLEMVDTVVELLSAHPHLPVVCDPVLRAGGGGRLGKDEVGYAMRERLLPLSIIATPNLPEARILAELPEGTADECAEKLLPFVKHLLITGGHGDEHEIHNRLYSRDGRRETFTCQRLPGSYHGSGCTLASALAGRLAQGEHLASAVQSALDYTWRTLRDAEQLGKGQFVPRRLPLDFCS, encoded by the coding sequence ATGAATATCTACAGCTCTCGCCCCGTTGTCCTCTGTCTCTCCGGCCACGACCCTAGTGGTGGCGCCGGCTTGCAGGCAGATATCGAAGCCCTGCTTGCCCAGGGTTGCCATGCGGCTCCGGCCGTCACCGCCCTGACCGTGCAAGACACAGTCAACGTCACTGACTTCCGCGTGCTCGATCGCGAGTGGGTACTGGCCCAGGCCAATGCCGTGCTCAACGACTCCGAAGTCGCCGCCGTCAAACTGGGCATGCTCGGTTCCCTGGAAATGGTCGACACCGTGGTCGAACTGCTTTCAGCGCACCCGCATTTGCCAGTGGTCTGCGACCCGGTGCTGCGTGCCGGCGGTGGCGGACGACTGGGCAAGGACGAAGTCGGCTACGCCATGCGCGAACGCTTGCTGCCGTTGTCGATCATCGCCACCCCTAACCTTCCCGAAGCCCGCATCCTCGCCGAACTGCCCGAAGGCACCGCCGACGAGTGCGCGGAAAAACTCCTGCCATTCGTCAAACACCTGCTGATCACCGGCGGCCATGGCGACGAACACGAAATCCACAACCGCCTGTACAGCCGCGACGGTCGCCGCGAAACCTTTACCTGCCAGCGCCTGCCCGGCAGTTATCACGGTTCCGGTTGCACGCTGGCCAGCGCCCTCGCCGGTCGCCTGGCCCAGGGTGAACACCTCGCCAGTGCCGTACAGAGCGCGCTTGACTACACTTGGCGCACCCTGCGAGATGCGGAACAGCTGGGCAAAGGCCAGTTCGTGCCCCGCCGCCTGCCGCTGGATTTCTGTTCGTAA
- the thiE gene encoding thiamine phosphate synthase yields MKLRGLYAITDSQLLAGKFLSYVEAALEGGVTLLQYRDKSSDEARRLREAEALRDLCDRYKTQLIINDDAELAARLNVGVHLGQTDGPLMPVRALLGRQAIIGSTCHAQLELAEQAAKEGASYVAFGRFFNSNTKPGAPTCSLDLLDQARSKLHLPICAIGGITLDNAAPLVAHGADLLAVVHGLFGAESTAEVTRRARAFNELFKS; encoded by the coding sequence ATGAAACTACGTGGCCTGTACGCCATTACCGACAGCCAGCTACTGGCCGGTAAATTTCTTTCGTACGTGGAGGCGGCGCTCGAAGGCGGCGTCACCCTGCTGCAATACCGCGACAAAAGCAGCGACGAGGCCCGCCGCCTGCGCGAGGCCGAAGCCCTGCGTGATCTGTGCGACCGCTACAAGACCCAGCTGATCATCAATGACGACGCCGAACTGGCCGCGCGACTGAATGTCGGCGTGCACCTGGGCCAGACTGATGGCCCACTGATGCCGGTGCGAGCACTGCTCGGGCGCCAGGCGATCATCGGCTCGACCTGCCACGCGCAACTCGAACTCGCCGAACAAGCCGCCAAGGAAGGCGCCAGTTACGTCGCCTTCGGCCGCTTCTTCAATTCCAACACCAAGCCTGGCGCACCGACATGCAGCCTCGACTTGCTTGATCAGGCCCGCAGCAAACTGCACCTGCCGATCTGTGCGATCGGCGGCATCACCCTGGACAACGCTGCCCCGCTGGTGGCCCACGGCGCCGATCTGCTGGCGGTGGTGCATGGCCTGTTCGGCGCCGAGAGCACGGCTGAAGTGACGCGTCGCGCCCGCGCCTTTAACGAATTGTTCAAATCCTGA
- the hemL gene encoding glutamate-1-semialdehyde 2,1-aminomutase — protein sequence MSRSETLFANAQKHIPGGVNSPVRAFKSVGGTPLFFKHAEGAYVTDEDDKRYVDYVGSWGPMILGHSHPDVLDAVRKQLEHGLSYGAPTAMETEMADLVCSIVPSMEMVRMVSSGTEATMSAIRLARGFTGRDSIIKFEGCYHGHSDSLLVKAGSGALTQGVPSSAGVPAAFAKHTLTLPFNDIDAVEAMLAEVGQDVACIIVEPVAGNMNCVPPAPGFLEGLRTLCDKHGVVLIFDEVMTGFRVALGGAQAYYGVTPDLSTFGKIIGGGMPVGCFGGKRKIMEHIAPLGPVYQAGTLSGNPLAMAAGLTTLRLISRPGFHAELSDYTSRLLDGLQQRADAAGIPFVTTQAGGMFGLYFSGADDIVTFDDVMASDANLFGRFFHLMLEGGVYLAPSAFEAGFTSIAHGETELKLTLDAAERAFAALK from the coding sequence ATGTCTCGTTCCGAAACCCTGTTTGCCAATGCCCAGAAACACATCCCCGGAGGCGTGAACTCGCCTGTTCGTGCGTTCAAGAGCGTTGGCGGCACGCCGTTGTTCTTCAAACACGCCGAAGGCGCCTACGTCACCGACGAAGACGACAAGCGCTATGTGGATTACGTCGGTTCCTGGGGCCCGATGATTCTCGGCCACAGCCACCCGGACGTGCTGGATGCGGTGCGCAAACAGCTTGAGCACGGCTTGTCCTACGGCGCCCCGACCGCGATGGAAACCGAGATGGCCGACCTGGTCTGCTCGATCGTGCCGTCGATGGAAATGGTGCGCATGGTCAGCTCCGGCACCGAAGCGACCATGAGTGCGATCCGTCTGGCCCGTGGTTTCACCGGTCGCGACAGCATCATCAAATTCGAAGGCTGCTACCACGGTCACTCCGACAGCCTGCTGGTCAAGGCCGGTTCCGGCGCCCTGACCCAAGGCGTACCGAGCTCGGCCGGTGTACCGGCGGCGTTCGCCAAACACACCCTGACCCTGCCGTTCAACGACATCGACGCAGTAGAAGCCATGCTTGCCGAAGTCGGCCAGGACGTGGCGTGCATCATCGTCGAACCGGTGGCCGGCAACATGAACTGCGTACCGCCGGCACCGGGTTTCCTCGAAGGTCTGCGGACCCTGTGCGACAAGCACGGTGTGGTGCTGATTTTCGACGAAGTGATGACCGGTTTCCGTGTCGCCCTCGGCGGTGCCCAAGCCTATTACGGCGTAACACCGGACCTGAGCACCTTCGGCAAGATCATCGGTGGCGGCATGCCCGTGGGCTGCTTCGGCGGCAAACGCAAAATCATGGAACACATCGCGCCACTGGGCCCGGTCTACCAGGCCGGTACGTTGTCGGGTAACCCGCTGGCGATGGCGGCTGGCCTGACCACGCTGCGTCTGATCAGTCGTCCGGGTTTCCACGCCGAGCTGAGCGACTACACCAGCCGCCTGCTCGATGGCCTGCAACAGCGCGCCGATGCCGCTGGCATTCCGTTCGTGACCACTCAGGCCGGCGGCATGTTCGGTCTGTACTTCAGCGGCGCCGACGACATCGTCACCTTCGATGACGTGATGGCCAGCGATGCGAACCTGTTCGGGCGCTTCTTCCACCTGATGCTCGAAGGCGGCGTGTACCTGGCGCCGAGCGCCTTCGAAGCCGGCTTCACCTCGATCGCCCACGGCGAAACCGAGTTGAAACTGACGCTGGACGCCGCCGAACGTGCCTTCGCCGCACTGAAGTAA
- a CDS encoding tetratricopeptide repeat protein: MNRTGRTLALGCLLLLQPLLALAQAGGNSLLIPAMGRCTLNTQPQDLTQALAACQKASDEGDAQAQYELGEFYYEGKNVPRDLNKALSYFEKASLQGHAQAQFKLGTMFFHGEGVPANNIQAYIVLKMAAVNGAEDALDTADEVAEKMPREDLEVATQVLGQIFRKYLMELQSADGRTPFSPLP; encoded by the coding sequence ATGAACCGCACCGGCCGCACCCTTGCATTGGGCTGCCTGTTGCTCCTTCAGCCCCTGCTCGCGCTCGCACAAGCAGGCGGCAACTCGTTGTTGATCCCGGCGATGGGTCGCTGCACCCTCAATACTCAGCCGCAAGACCTGACGCAAGCGCTCGCCGCCTGCCAGAAAGCGTCGGATGAAGGGGATGCGCAAGCGCAATACGAGTTGGGTGAGTTCTACTACGAAGGCAAGAACGTGCCGCGCGACCTCAATAAAGCCCTGAGCTACTTCGAAAAGGCCTCGCTGCAAGGTCATGCCCAGGCGCAATTCAAACTCGGCACCATGTTCTTCCATGGCGAAGGTGTACCGGCCAATAACATTCAGGCGTATATCGTGCTGAAAATGGCTGCGGTCAACGGCGCCGAAGACGCGCTGGACACCGCCGACGAAGTCGCCGAAAAAATGCCCCGCGAAGACCTGGAAGTTGCTACCCAGGTGCTGGGGCAAATTTTCCGTAAATACCTGATGGAATTGCAGAGCGCCGACGGGCGTACGCCGTTTTCGCCACTTCCCTGA
- a CDS encoding DUF1820 family protein: MTKREAPIYKVIFLNQGQVFEMYAKQIYQSDLWGFLEVEEFVFGERTQVVVDPSEEKLKAQFEGVVRSFVPMHSIVRIDEVERLGTPKISEARGAVGNVMPFPMPMPEK, from the coding sequence ATGACCAAACGTGAAGCTCCAATCTACAAGGTGATTTTCCTCAATCAGGGCCAGGTGTTCGAAATGTACGCCAAGCAGATCTATCAAAGTGATCTGTGGGGCTTTCTGGAAGTGGAAGAGTTCGTCTTTGGCGAGCGCACACAAGTGGTCGTCGATCCGAGCGAAGAAAAGCTCAAGGCTCAGTTCGAAGGCGTTGTGCGCAGTTTTGTGCCGATGCATTCGATCGTGCGCATCGACGAGGTCGAACGCCTTGGCACGCCGAAAATCAGCGAAGCCCGCGGCGCGGTCGGTAATGTCATGCCGTTTCCGATGCCGATGCCTGAGAAGTAA
- the miaB gene encoding tRNA (N6-isopentenyl adenosine(37)-C2)-methylthiotransferase MiaB yields the protein MAKKLYIETHGCQMNEYDSSRMVDLLGEHQALEVTARAEDADVILLNTCSIRERAQDRVYSQLGRWRELKLANPEMVIAVGGCVASQEGAAIRDRAPYVDVVFGPQTLHRLPEMIDAARATKLPQVDVSFPEIEKFDHLPEPRIDGPSAYVSVMEGCSKYCTFCVVPYTRGEEVSRPFDDVIAEIIHLAENGVREVTLLGQNVNGYRGTTHDGRLADLAELIRVVAAVDGIDRIRYTTSHPLEFSDSLIQAHADVPELVKHLHLPVQSGSDRILAAMKRNHTALEYKSKLRKLRAAVPGICISSDFIVGFPGETEKDFEQTMKLIEDVGFDFSYSFVYSQRPGTPAADLADETPEELKKERLNALQHRLNQQGFEISRQMVGSIQRILVTDYSKKDPGELQGRTENNRIVNFRCDNPTLIGQFADVHIDAAQPHSLRGSLIQ from the coding sequence ATGGCCAAGAAGCTTTACATCGAAACCCACGGTTGCCAGATGAACGAGTACGACAGCTCGCGCATGGTCGATCTGTTGGGTGAACATCAGGCCCTGGAAGTCACCGCCCGCGCTGAAGACGCCGACGTGATCCTGCTCAATACCTGCTCGATCCGTGAACGCGCCCAGGACCGGGTGTATTCCCAGCTCGGCCGCTGGCGCGAACTGAAACTGGCCAATCCGGAAATGGTCATCGCCGTCGGCGGTTGCGTGGCCAGCCAGGAAGGCGCGGCCATCCGTGATCGCGCTCCGTATGTCGACGTGGTGTTCGGCCCGCAGACCCTGCACCGTCTGCCGGAAATGATCGACGCCGCGCGCGCCACCAAACTGCCGCAAGTCGACGTCTCGTTCCCGGAAATCGAAAAATTCGACCACTTGCCCGAACCGCGCATCGATGGGCCGAGCGCTTACGTGTCGGTCATGGAAGGCTGCAGCAAGTACTGCACCTTCTGCGTGGTGCCTTATACCCGCGGTGAAGAAGTCAGCCGGCCGTTCGACGATGTGATTGCCGAGATCATCCACCTGGCCGAAAACGGCGTGCGCGAAGTGACCCTGCTGGGGCAAAACGTCAACGGCTATCGCGGGACCACTCACGATGGTCGTCTGGCCGACCTGGCGGAATTGATCCGGGTGGTCGCCGCCGTCGATGGCATCGACCGGATTCGCTACACCACTTCGCACCCGCTGGAGTTCTCCGACAGCCTGATCCAGGCCCACGCCGACGTGCCGGAACTGGTGAAACACCTGCACTTGCCGGTGCAATCGGGCTCCGACCGAATCCTCGCGGCGATGAAGCGCAACCACACCGCGCTGGAGTACAAGTCCAAACTGCGCAAACTGCGGGCCGCCGTGCCGGGGATCTGCATCAGTTCGGACTTTATCGTCGGCTTCCCGGGCGAGACCGAAAAAGACTTCGAACAGACCATGAAGCTGATCGAAGACGTCGGTTTCGACTTCTCCTACTCTTTCGTCTACAGCCAGCGCCCGGGCACCCCGGCCGCCGACCTGGCCGACGAAACGCCGGAAGAACTGAAAAAAGAACGCCTGAATGCCCTGCAACATCGCCTGAACCAGCAAGGGTTCGAGATCAGCCGACAAATGGTGGGCTCCATTCAGCGGATTCTGGTTACCGATTATTCGAAAAAAGACCCTGGCGAACTGCAGGGGCGCACCGAGAATAACCGTATCGTCAACTTCCGCTGCGACAATCCGACCCTGATCGGCCAGTTCGCCGACGTGCACATCGACGCCGCGCAACCGCACTCGCTGCGGGGCTCGTTGATCCAATAA
- a CDS encoding PhoH family protein, with translation MNAPIEPHRFILEPFEARRFANLCGQFDEHLRLIEQRLTIEIRNRGNQFELIGEPKHTTSAENLLRRLYRETKGTELSPDMVHLFLQESAVEELDNHSPAEPSVALRTKKGMIRPRGLNQLRYVKEILGNDINFGIGPAGTGKTYLAVACAVDALEREQIRRILLVRPAVEAGEKLGFLPGDLSQKIDPYLRPLYDALYEMLGFEYVAKLIERQVIEVAPLAYMRGRTLNNSFIILDESQNTTVEQMKMFLTRIGFGSTAVITGDITQVDLPRGTKSGLHHVIEVLKDVPGISFTHFQPKDVVRHPLVQRIVEAYERFENRAADAAPKDTPHDA, from the coding sequence TTGAACGCACCCATAGAACCACATCGTTTCATCCTCGAGCCTTTTGAAGCTCGCCGCTTCGCCAATTTGTGCGGGCAATTCGATGAGCATCTGCGCTTGATCGAACAGCGCCTGACCATCGAGATCCGCAACCGCGGAAACCAGTTCGAACTGATCGGCGAGCCCAAGCACACCACCTCCGCGGAAAACCTCCTGCGTCGCTTGTACCGGGAAACCAAGGGTACCGAGCTGTCGCCGGACATGGTTCACCTGTTCCTGCAGGAATCGGCCGTCGAGGAACTGGACAACCACTCCCCCGCCGAACCGTCCGTCGCCTTGCGCACCAAAAAAGGCATGATTCGCCCTCGCGGCTTGAATCAACTGCGCTACGTGAAAGAAATCCTCGGTAACGACATCAATTTCGGCATCGGCCCGGCCGGTACCGGCAAGACCTATCTGGCTGTTGCCTGCGCGGTAGACGCACTGGAACGCGAGCAGATTCGTCGCATTCTGTTGGTGCGTCCGGCGGTTGAAGCGGGTGAAAAACTCGGCTTCCTGCCCGGCGACCTGTCGCAAAAAATCGACCCGTACCTGCGCCCGCTCTACGACGCGCTCTACGAAATGCTCGGCTTCGAATATGTCGCCAAGCTAATCGAGCGCCAGGTCATTGAAGTCGCGCCACTGGCCTACATGCGCGGCCGCACGCTGAACAACAGCTTCATCATCCTCGACGAAAGCCAGAACACCACCGTCGAACAAATGAAGATGTTCCTGACCCGGATCGGCTTTGGCTCCACGGCGGTCATCACCGGTGACATCACCCAGGTCGACCTGCCACGCGGCACCAAGTCCGGGCTGCATCATGTGATCGAAGTGCTCAAGGACGTTCCGGGCATCAGCTTCACCCACTTCCAGCCCAAGGACGTGGTGCGCCATCCGCTGGTACAACGCATCGTCGAGGCGTACGAGCGCTTCGAAAATCGCGCTGCCGATGCCGCGCCAAAGGACACCCCGCACGATGCTTGA
- the ybeY gene encoding rRNA maturation RNase YbeY gives MLELDLQLASDAPAPSEAEFRKWCELALRQRTADSELTIRLVDEEEGRELNHTWRQKDYATNVLSFPADVPDELLDIPLLGDLVICVAVVEREAAEQGKALNAHWAHLVIHGCLHLLGYDHIDDDEAEEMEALERTLLAELGHPDPYADDETDTSPIVTTKDSE, from the coding sequence ATGCTTGAGCTTGATCTGCAACTGGCCAGCGACGCACCTGCCCCGAGTGAAGCCGAGTTCCGGAAATGGTGCGAACTGGCCCTGCGCCAGCGCACCGCCGACTCCGAGCTGACCATTCGTCTGGTCGACGAAGAAGAAGGCCGCGAACTGAATCACACCTGGCGGCAGAAGGATTACGCCACCAACGTGCTGTCATTTCCTGCCGATGTGCCGGACGAGTTGCTGGATATCCCGTTACTGGGCGATCTGGTGATTTGCGTGGCCGTGGTCGAGCGCGAAGCCGCCGAACAAGGCAAGGCACTCAACGCCCATTGGGCGCATCTGGTCATTCACGGCTGCTTGCATCTGCTTGGTTACGACCATATAGATGACGACGAAGCCGAAGAAATGGAAGCACTGGAACGAACGTTGCTTGCAGAACTGGGTCATCCGGACCCTTATGCGGACGACGAAACAGACACATCCCCTATCGTTACAACAAAGGATTCAGAGTAA